The Thermoflexus sp. genome segment CCAGGCGATGGGGCTGGCCCTGGAGCGAGCGGCCCTGCATGACGCCGCGGCCCGCCAGGCCGAGGAGCTGGCCTTCCTCAACCGCCTGGCGCTCCAGGCCAACCGCGCCTCGGATCTGCATGAGATGCTCACCACCGCCACCCGGGAGCTGGTCACCGTCCTCCGGGCGGATCGCGGCGCCATCGCCCTGATCGCGGCCTCCGGCGATCACCTGGTGGTGGTGGCGGAATATAATCCGCTCGGCACGCCCTCCGGCTTAGGCGAACGCATCCCCATCGAGGGCAACCCCTCGATGGCCTGGATCCTCCAGGAGCAGCGATCCCTGGCGATCGACGACGTGGCCACCGATCCACGGATCGCCCCGGCGCGCCCCATGCTGGAGCGGATCGGGATCCGCTCGCTGCTTATCGCCCCTCTGTGGCTGGGAGACCGGGTCGTGGGCACCCTGGGCATCGATTATGTCCATAAATGCCACGTCTTCGCGCCGGAGGAGATCCGTCTGGTGGAGACAGCGGCCCATCAGTTAGCGGATGCCCTGAAGCGGTTCCGGATGATGCGCATCCTCCATGCTCAGGCGGATCGCCTGCATGTCCTTTACCAGACGGCCCAGGCGCTGGCCGAGCTTCAGGATCTCCCCACCCTGTTGAGCCACGCCCTGAATGAGATCCTGGCCCACCTTCCCGCCGACGGAGCCAGCGTTTACGTGGTGGACGAGACCGATCCGGAGCAGCTTCGATTGATGGTGGAGAAGGGGTTTTCCGCCGCGCCGATCATCCGGGTTTCCACCCAGGAGACGGAGGAGACCATCACCGCCCGGGTGGCGGCCCAGGGGGAGCCCCTCTGGGTGGAAGATTGCGCCCGCTATCCCTATCCGCCGGCCAGCCGCCACATCATCGAACGGGAAGGGATCCGAAGCCACGCGGCCCTGCCTCTGCAGCGAGGCGATGAGCGGCTGGGGGTGCTGCACGTGATCTGGCGGAAACAGCGGACGTTCGACCCGGAGACGCGGGATCTTCTGGAAAGCCTGGCGGATCTGCTGGCGACGGGGATCGCCAACGCCCGGCTGGTGGAGGCCCTGCGACGGACCGTGGCGCAGCGGGAGGCCCTGAACCGCGCCCTCGAGGAAGCGCTGACCGCCCGCGAGCAGATGATCCAGAACGTCTCCCATGAACTGCGCACGCCCCTGGCCGTGGCGATGGGCTACCTCGACCTCCTGCTGGACGATGCCTTCGGCCCGCTGACCCCAGATCAACGGGAGGCGCTTCGGGCCAGCCGGAACCGATTGGGGGAGCTCCATCGCTATGTGGAGCTGCTGCTCACGCTGCAGGTCACGCAGGAAGGGAAGCCCCTACATCAACCCCTGGACCTGCGGCAGCTGATCCGGACAGCGGCGCGGATCGTGCAATCGCGGCTGGATCCGGGGAAGCATCGCCTGGAGCTCCGCTTACCCTCCCGGGCCGTCTGGGCCGTGGGAGAGGAGGAAGGCCTGGCGCGCGCCATCGGGGAGCTTCTGGATAACGCCGTGAAATTCTCCCCAGATGGCGGGCGAATCGAGGTGGAACTCCAGATCGAGGGCGGAACGGCCCGAATCCTCGTCCGGGACGAGGGCGTGGGGATTCCCGCAGAAGCTCTGGAACGGGTCGGGGAGCCCTTCTATCAGGTGGATGGGGGAACGACCCGGCGGTTCGGGGGGATGGGGATCGGCCTGGCCGTGGCCCGGGCGGTGGCCGAGGCCCACGGCGGGCGCCTGTATCTGCGTCCGCGCTCCCCCCGGGGCACGGAGGCGGTCCTGGAGCTCCCGATGGGGGGCAAATGATCCGTGAAGGGCGCTCATGGAACGGCCT includes the following:
- a CDS encoding GAF domain-containing protein yields the protein MSLRARLGVVILLLWLPAVGLTIARAEARRVREVERALQSLEQTATHGREILRRQEAEVSAFMAQVAQLPEVQQALRDPAACSRRLTELRAFFPRYANLGVADREGNIRCSAVPLPGPVNVADRRWFQRALETGALSAGEYQIGPITGKPVLVFAVPLRDPQGEIHQVLFASTELQGFSELLASRPLPPGAWSALLDARGIVLARWPEGEPSPGTPFPDPVVVSAIPSGQPNRWIRTGPDGQRWVTLIAGIHPGELALTVEAPTRTLFAEADRMLREDVGVLGGLLLLLLIGAYAGAEWAVRRPIRQLMNVAAQLAAGDRQALSRLSGFKEGEFGALAEAFRKMALALERQASRQRALTTLLLRMTRAHPQLEPMLQTGLDVLLETTGVSHGWVEFHPRPEGSPLRVQRGWPVPPSFDLREALKASGLPLERPYLFPAGAEVPSPMTGALEVAGLRAAAYFPLMREGRWAGGLLLGAEEPRIWTEEERSFLETAAQAMGLALERAALHDAAARQAEELAFLNRLALQANRASDLHEMLTTATRELVTVLRADRGAIALIAASGDHLVVVAEYNPLGTPSGLGERIPIEGNPSMAWILQEQRSLAIDDVATDPRIAPARPMLERIGIRSLLIAPLWLGDRVVGTLGIDYVHKCHVFAPEEIRLVETAAHQLADALKRFRMMRILHAQADRLHVLYQTAQALAELQDLPTLLSHALNEILAHLPADGASVYVVDETDPEQLRLMVEKGFSAAPIIRVSTQETEETITARVAAQGEPLWVEDCARYPYPPASRHIIEREGIRSHAALPLQRGDERLGVLHVIWRKQRTFDPETRDLLESLADLLATGIANARLVEALRRTVAQREALNRALEEALTAREQMIQNVSHELRTPLAVAMGYLDLLLDDAFGPLTPDQREALRASRNRLGELHRYVELLLTLQVTQEGKPLHQPLDLRQLIRTAARIVQSRLDPGKHRLELRLPSRAVWAVGEEEGLARAIGELLDNAVKFSPDGGRIEVELQIEGGTARILVRDEGVGIPAEALERVGEPFYQVDGGTTRRFGGMGIGLAVARAVAEAHGGRLYLRPRSPRGTEAVLELPMGGK